The Pecten maximus chromosome 14, xPecMax1.1, whole genome shotgun sequence genome includes a region encoding these proteins:
- the LOC117342306 gene encoding dehydrogenase/reductase SDR family member 12-like has protein sequence MSFFRNTVWFIKGLKEYTKGGYTSASKDFKASDLDVDITGRSYMITGANSGIGKCTALAIAKKGGTVHMVCRDPKRGAEARQAVEEESQNQNVKLHILDISKPRDVARFAQNFISSGKPLNVLINNAGCMVNTRTVSSEDGLERNFSTNTLGVHMLTSAMIPLLSKQEKSRVIMVTSGGMLVQKLNGSDLQFEKMNPFDGTMAYAQNKRQQVVMTENYAKMYPNIHFSSMHPGWADTPAVRSSMPDFYEKMKTRLRTAEEGADTLVWLALSESVHTFDSGLFFQDRKPVSTHLPLAWTRSTKEEETTFMEKLDSISQQFLVESPDS, from the exons ATGTCATTCTTCAGGAATACAGTTTGGTTCATAAAGGGACTAAAAGAATACACAAA aGGCGGATATACAAGTGCCAGTAAGGACTTTAAGGCGTCCGACCTTGACGTTGACATTACAGGGAGAAGTTACATGATTACAGGAGCTAATAGTGGGATAGGGAAATGTACGGCTTTGGCCATTGCTAAAAAAG GAGGGACTGTACACATGGTTTGTCGTGACCCAAAACGTGGAGCAGAAGCTCGCCAGGCTGTGGAAGAAGAGTCACAAAATCAA AATGTGAAGCTACATATACTGGATATTTCTAAACCCAGAGATGTTGCCAGATTTGCTCAGAACTTCATTTCATCAGGGAAACCCCTGAATGTCTTG ATTAATAACGCTGGCTGTATGGTCAACACAAGGACTGTCAGCTCCGAGGATGGACTGGAGAGAAACTTCTCCACCAACACACTGG gtgtacaTATGTTGACGTCTGCTATGATACCACTGCTGTCTAAACAAGAAAAATCAAGGGTG ataATGGTAACATCTGGTGGGATGTTGGTACAGAAACTAAACGGGTCAGATCTACAGTTTGAGAAGATGAATCCGTTTGATGGAACTATGGCGTACGCTCAAAACAAACGTCAACAAGTTGTCATGACGGAGAACTACGCCAAAATGTACCCTAACATCCATTTCTCCAGTATGCACCCAGGCTGGGCCGATACTCCAG CGGTAAGAAGTTCTATGCCTGACTTCTATGAGAAGATGAAAACTCGACTACGGACAGCAGAAGAAGGAGCTGATACCCTTGTGTGGCTGGCACTATCAGAATCCGTACACACATTTGACAGTGGCCTTTTTTTCCAAG ACAGGAAACCAGTATCGACACATTTACCGCTCGCCTGGACCAGGTCAACCAAGGAAGAGGAGACGACATTCATGGAGAAATTAGACAGCATTTCACAGCAGTTTCTTGTAGAAAGTCCTGACTCTTAG